The DNA region tattttataatttataatttttataattatatttaaatacaaaataaaataagataatacacaaaataaatattataaaaataacattgtacaaaataataataaaacaaaccttattaaaaaaaataaatatcattaaatattgttaattattataatttttttttaacattattataattttttaacattattataattttttattattattatattttttttaacactattataattttttaacattattataatttttaaatattattttaaatttacgttatataaaaaatattatataaataaatttattttatataaataaattatataaataaattaaaataataaattatacaataaatttaatgtataaaatgtACCTAAATTAAGTTTAGgggttaaattaataaaaaataaatttgagattagTTACGGTACAAACCAAATATGGGTTTACaagagagaaaatagaaaaattcTTTTGGTTTTAGGGATTGATATCAGTTGGAGGAGGAGAAAAGGGAGTTTGAGTATGGAATTCGAACAGTTTCCTAAACTAATCTTGTTTGGcattcactttcccaaactaacctagtttgttcatttattcccaaactaacctagtttactatttaaactcattttattttattttattttattttattttttttttttacatttcaaatttattatatatataattattatttatataaactaaattatttatattttgatatatattttaaattattaattttataaatttaattatttatattttgatatataatttaaattacttttttataaatttaattatttatattttaatataaatatttaatggttCATTAACTTAAGACATATTTTTAGTaagataaaattgataaaattgataaaatttttattgtgaaattatatcaaaataaaaagttgtcaaaattattttaataaaagacaacccaataaatataaataataatttgaatgaaaaattgtcaaaattattttaataaaagacaatccaataaatataaataataatttgaatagtaaaaaaaataaatttatagggATGAAAATCATCCTGCCacatatatatgtaaatatatatatatatatatatatatatatataataaatttgaaatgtaaatatatatatatatatatatatatatatattaaaatataaataattaaatttataaaaaaataatttaaattatatatcaaaatataaataatcaaatttttaaaaataataatttaaaatatatatcaaaataagtttatataaataataatttaaatatatatatctatatatatatataataaatttgaaatgttaaaaaaaaaaaaaaaaaaaaaaaaatgagtttgaatagtaaactaggttagtttgagaataaatgaacaaactaggttagtttgggaaagtgaacgccaaacaaagttagtttgggaaactgtTCATGGAATTCCATCTTATTGATCTACTAGACAAGTAgacaaatttaatttcaaaattttgattcttaatgtttaataagaaaattattaatatattgcattttgttgtaaaaattataataatgtttcgTGAATTATGTTATAGGATATTTATACATGAAAATATTTGGGAGTTGTTATTGATATATACTTGATCTATTTTAACACATATCGattaaaacgattaaaccaaTTTTCTAGTAATCGAACCGATCAAACCGTCAGTTTAAAATTTAGTAGATCGATGTCAATAATTTGAATGTGCATCTCGGTCAATAAATCGACAAATcgatatatttgtttttttttattaaaaaaaaataattgcgATACTAGGAacttagtatataatatatctgTCTATTAATCTATCTGAGTTTTTGTAATCACAACTTGTTCTTCTTCCTTCGTCTGTCTGTCTTTGGAGGTTTTAACCTAGCACAGAAAACCAGAGGAGGCTCTGTTCCAATGGGTGTCAATAACCGCTCATCCTCCAAAAAGACGAAGAACAATTCTTCTTCCAAATCAAAGCGCTCCAGAATCCCTTCCCAGGTTCTATTCTCTTCTTCGATTTGATTCGATTCGATTCATAGGATTCTTCGATCTATTTCCTTTTTATTCATGTCTCCTTCAACTGTCCCTATACACTGTACTGTATCCTGTATATGTCAATTCTACTGTTTCCGATTCACATCTTAATTTTGCAGAGGAAGAAAACTAGGAAAGATAAATCCAGGAACACGTATTCTGATTCCGATGATGATTCTTCTAGAAGCTtatccatttcttcttcttctacttccAATGATGAGATTCGGCGAACCAGAACTCGTCGTCCTCGTTCCCGCAGTAAGGTTAGGCATCATGAGAAGAAACGAAGCCGGAGAATCTCTTCCAGCCCTTCAAGCAGTGAAGATTCTCATCCTGTTAAGAGGAGAAAGAAATCGAGAAGAAGAGACTCCGATACGAAGAACAAACgtaaaatgaagaagaaaaagaagagtaaGAGACATTCTAGTTTAAGTTCTTCAAGCAGTGACGACTATGGTGGTGGGAGGAGGTCTAAAATTAAGGATGATCATGAGAAGAAACCTAGATCTAGATCTAGGTCTAGGTCAAGGTCAAGAAGTGTGTCTTCTTACAGTGCATACAGTATAAGCAGCAGTGAGAAGAATATAATACCTCCAACTCGCTTAAAATCCGTCATTACTGTTGGAAATACTTCtttcgaagaagaagaagagaacaaAGATGTTGGCGCCCCGAATGAAGAGATGGTGTATGATCACGACGATTACCCGTCTTGCAAAAGCAATGACAGTAATGAAGGATGTAAGAAAGATATGGATTCTTCTTCCAACTTTGTTGGAGAAGGTGAGACCCTCCTCCCATTGGATGATGGAGGTGGTGGTGAGGACTTGGAGTCATTGTTGAGAAAGAAGGCATTGGAGAATCTAAGGAAGAGACTTATTAATAGTAAAGCAAAAACCAGCACGAATTTTGAACACGAAAACGAGTCTGGAAATGGTGCTACTAAGGTAATAAGAGAAGAAGAGCTGCCTCCTGTTGTAGATTCTATTGCTGAAGCTGCAGCAATGAAGAACCAGGAAAGTGGAAATCTTGATGCCAACAAATCTGAAGCGCATAACTCGAAAGAAGTTATTGATGGACCATCATCAACTTCTATGATTCCTTGTTCCAATCCTCCTCCTACTGCTTCACAAGAACATAActcaaaagaagaaaagaaagatcATCATGATGATGATAAAGAAGAAGATGCTTCTCAGTTTGTGCAGAAGACTATTAATAGGATGGTTAATGGTGAAATGGTGCAGGTGAAAAACTTAATATTGTGTTTTTGTAAACCTTTTTCAGGCTTTAAGGATGTGTTCTTATTCatgtatatattgaattattgtGAGCAGGTTAGCTACACAGTTCGCAAACCCCAGCCCCGAGCACTCGCAAGGAGGCAACTGCGACGATGATTAACTCAACTTCACTCTGTAATGCACTCTACTTGCAATTTGATCCCCTCGAATAACAATGTCTCTCGGTTTGTTAAATTTATGAAACGTTTTACAGAATTAAAATTCTCGAACACATGAAATAGCTCACTAGGCCACTTACAACTTTGTTTGCGgttgtttaattttttgttgTCCTAATGCCTTTGACAAGAGCCCAGTCATCAATCTCCGATACAGTAATTTGTTCCAAGAATGTTGAGTATCGGGTTACTATGCCCGGTACCTGCAACAAGAATCTCATTAAGATTAGTTACATTTGAAAACACATTTTGTttgagatattttatttgaatttagattCAGAACTCATACCTGTTCTTTTATGATGCCGGACAAGGCAATAACTCCACCAGGTTTGGCATAAGAAACAATATCATCTGCCAAATCTAGCAAAGGATTCAAAAGTATGTTAGCAATGACAATGTCGAATTTCTCGGAGATTGAACATGTTGTAGTAGATGATGCAACAAGTTGCAGTTTCAACTTCTCAGATGCTATTTTGTTTGTCGAGGCATTGAGGTTTGCAACTGTAATTGCTTCAGGATCTATATCTAAACCAACCGAGAAGGCTGCGCCGAACTGCATACATAGATTGTAACAATTTTCAACCATGGACTAGAAAAagtattttaagtataataacgAATCACCTTAAGAGCTGCAATTGCGAGAATTCCAGAACCAGTTCCATAGTCCATGAATCGTTCTCCTCCTTTAATGAATTGCTGGAGGAACAACAGGCACAATTTAGTTGTGGGGTGTTCTCCAGTTCCAAATGCTAGTCCAGGATTCAAGAGTATATTCATAGCTTCAGGAACCTAAGTATTTTGCAGAGGCTTCAATTTCAGGATTCCAAATTGGGTTTGATgcttcaattatatttatagaagaTAAAGTCCATAAAGATTCTAAGCTTCATAAACATAAGTTGTAGTCATACCGGGGGAGTTATCCACTTGGGCACAATCCATAGTCCTTTGGTAACTTCTACAGGAGAAAATGATTCCTGTAACATTGGAAAAGAACATACAAAGATTAAGGATATGTATAGGGTTGGGCAGAATTGGAATTGAggtctaattttaattttaatttttattttgttggttgatgacttaaaatatatatgtacatcCCAACATGCTGAAAGACCAATATATGAGGTTATCAGGATTAGGGTTTCTAACCCTAATAGAGGCTGATGTGACCAAAAGACTGAGTCTAACactaataagttattttaaccacaaacatatttatgttaataaactattttaacAAACAACCAATTGCAGTCTTGAGATTTGGGGTGTCCTAAACCGATCTGAGGTTTGGGGTGCCCAAATCGAGTGTCCTAAACGGATTGAGGTTTGGGGTGCCCAAAACGAATGTGTAAGGACTTTCAAAGTTTTACATgttatattgaataaatataataatttttgtattgttttaaTAATAGTAACATAGTCTAGTTGAAAAAAGAAAATGCAAGAATATCATTTGTCTCTGAGACTCCTA from Impatiens glandulifera chromosome 5, dImpGla2.1, whole genome shotgun sequence includes:
- the LOC124940515 gene encoding ribosomal protein L11 methyltransferase, whose amino-acid sequence is MMLNVVRSHFVKHLTCNIPATKFIRRLTHRRSLIPSLPSPQKLAGAAKLCSFSPAPATSIPLSADTCLLESSYLSVNIRCRRDQLDSLSEALICFGASSISVDEQEKDEEDDDEVSFCCIFADSEEDVENCVSIAADSIGLKEIPKFEIIKGYHSDWIKQSQESFSPVEVTKGLWIVPKWITPPVPEAMNILLNPGLAFGTGEHPTTKLCLLFLQQFIKGGERFMDYGTGSGILAIAALKFGAAFSVGLDIDPEAITVANLNASTNKIASEKLKLQLVASSTTTCSISEKFDIVIANILLNPLLDLADDIVSYAKPGGVIALSGIIKEQVPGIVTRYSTFLEQITVSEIDDWALVKGIRTTKN
- the LOC124940514 gene encoding serine/arginine-rich splicing factor 4 → MGVNNRSSSKKTKNNSSSKSKRSRIPSQRKKTRKDKSRNTYSDSDDDSSRSLSISSSSTSNDEIRRTRTRRPRSRSKVRHHEKKRSRRISSSPSSSEDSHPVKRRKKSRRRDSDTKNKRKMKKKKKSKRHSSLSSSSSDDYGGGRRSKIKDDHEKKPRSRSRSRSRSRSVSSYSAYSISSSEKNIIPPTRLKSVITVGNTSFEEEEENKDVGAPNEEMVYDHDDYPSCKSNDSNEGCKKDMDSSSNFVGEGETLLPLDDGGGGEDLESLLRKKALENLRKRLINSKAKTSTNFEHENESGNGATKVIREEELPPVVDSIAEAAAMKNQESGNLDANKSEAHNSKEVIDGPSSTSMIPCSNPPPTASQEHNSKEEKKDHHDDDKEEDASQFVQKTINRMVNGEMVQVSYTVRKPQPRALARRQLRR